Proteins from a genomic interval of Pseudophryne corroboree isolate aPseCor3 chromosome 4, aPseCor3.hap2, whole genome shotgun sequence:
- the LOC134910998 gene encoding uncharacterized protein LOC134910998 produces MVKAMSPTSQEEIEGMREVPYQNAVGSLMYASIGPRPDITHAVSRASQFAINPGRQHRIAVKIILRYLKGTSSLKLMFTNIKDMTLEVFCYAYWGSDEDDCHSYMRNLFILADPAVSWVSRKQPTVALSTTEVEYMALTETAKEALWMKETLYELSLLYHSETINIACGNKGEIDWSSSTKDYIQSKHCH; encoded by the coding sequence atggtaaaggccatgtcaccaaccagccaggaggagatagagggAATGAGGgaggttccttatcaaaatgcagttggtagcttaatgtatgcaagtattgggcctcgccccgacatcacacatgcagtaagccgggcaagccagtttgcaattaaccctgggaggcaacacCGGATTGCAGTCAAAATAATTTTAAGGTacttaaaaggtacaagttcattaaagttgaTGTTTACGAATATAAAAGATAtgactttggaagttttctgttATGCCtattggggatcagatgaggatgactgTCATTCCTATATGAGAAACTTGTTCATTTTGGCAGACCCAGCCGTCAGCTGGGTGAGCAGAAAGCAACCTactgttgccctatccaccactgaggtggagtacatggcacttacagaaactgcaaaagaagctttatggatgAAGGAAACTTTATAtgagcttagccttctttaccacagtgagactatcaacattgctTGTGGTAACAAGGGAGAAATTGATTGGTCTTCCAGCACCAAGGATTATATACAGTCCAaacattgccattag